A window from Kovacikia minuta CCNUW1 encodes these proteins:
- a CDS encoding VOC family protein has protein sequence MSSNSVNNPTMKLEIVVFNVSDVDRAKAFYKNLGWRFDIDVVEGSFRGVQMTPPNSDASIIFGKGVTPDNGGSAHSLVLVVENLDTARKDLLDRGVNVSEIFHYAGGPFNNAVETPRLPGRDPQGHSYFSFASFEDPDGNLWLLQEITTRLPGRLWDFPQTDVATLATLLRETAEHHDHYEKTHGEHDWWDWYAPYLSARQNGSSPEEAAAAADRYMEELSPVLSR, from the coding sequence ATGAGTAGCAATTCCGTAAACAATCCAACCATGAAACTCGAAATTGTAGTGTTCAACGTTTCCGATGTCGATCGGGCGAAGGCATTCTACAAAAATCTTGGCTGGCGGTTTGACATCGACGTGGTAGAGGGCAGCTTCCGTGGTGTACAGATGACGCCGCCCAACTCGGACGCCTCAATTATCTTCGGCAAGGGCGTCACTCCCGACAATGGAGGTTCGGCACACAGCTTAGTTCTCGTCGTGGAAAACCTCGATACTGCCCGCAAAGACTTACTCGATCGCGGTGTCAATGTGAGTGAGATCTTCCACTACGCGGGTGGTCCTTTTAATAACGCTGTAGAAACCCCGCGCCTCCCCGGACGCGATCCGCAAGGTCATTCCTACTTCTCCTTTGCCTCGTTTGAAGATCCGGACGGCAACCTCTGGCTACTCCAGGAAATCACAACACGCCTTCCTGGTCGCCTGTGGGACTTTCCCCAAACAGACGTTGCAACCCTGGCAACCTTGCTGCGTGAGACGGCAGAACACCACGACCACTACGAGAAAACTCACGGTGAGCACGACTGGTGGGACTGGTACGCGCCCTATCTAAGCGCCCGTCAGAACGGCAGCAGTCCAGAGGAGGCAGCCGCTGCCGCCGATCGTTACATGGAAGAACTTTCTCCCGTTCTTTCCAGATAA